One window of the Vanessa atalanta chromosome 22, ilVanAtal1.2, whole genome shotgun sequence genome contains the following:
- the LOC125072751 gene encoding uncharacterized protein LOC125072751, with protein sequence MAATDGQVVVAASRWSDEGHYLREFVVKNRLPNVCKIIKGQYGGLGVPTLPSPGLQSTALLVSAGKRKKIIAQAIKLKEGRRMVSVGPRIAIPETYKGYFELLSEEGRAVRCIEHVSELARRKLDDGCLVREPVRVICAKIDLDGNLTADGARNLPAGEVIMPRGEAFLGKNKYLKCTDSKGDTILLSLDQRGKFSAVAKEENISGVHTAKTLLTKRLPITVRLVHGTPPRGLKSTSHFVPELRLLSLFEEDHVFALPLQKEGNALVALPLAAPLKMLRCKNEEHIKNFMEFSRLLEKCNRLLVDVVDRIHVLDGKLGDPKRLLNATPHAPPIIKTGYFLRRSASSDSANQHKYINRHSHIYSSHRDDHSIPDEYDEIDQIYDYVRGFAPLPKNIKASYCNELTRHESAPSSPAATPIHMPLITEIKPEPPPIETIPTKKPLNQKAEKRTRKSINITKETPITIYKEKCSIAPAPNLPKLYIKNSVSNNKGRVLLSQKSHSPTKEAPSPGTSPIRPLAKGDSPIFNIRYKSLSNIHQAMELDGTLDSSHSGGRTSGDSGNGPKLPEKRSRRLSRPKSLTNLVWELKGCPVETNEKSKSRVKNEGYKKIGNKLSLGTQKRVPTLYL encoded by the coding sequence ATGGCAGCCACAGACGGCCAAGTCGTGGTCGCGGCATCCCGCTGGTCAGACGAAGGCCACTACCTCAGAGAGTTCGTTGTGAAGAACCGACTCCCAAATGTTTGTAAAATCATTAAAGGCCAGTATGGTGGCCTTGGAGTACCAACGCTACCGAGTCCTGGCTTACAGAGTACAGCCTTACTCGTATCGGCAgggaaaagaaagaaaattatcGCCCAAGCCATAAAGTTAAAGGAGGGAAGACGAATGGTCAGCGTTGGGCCCAGAATTGCCATCCCCGAAACTTATAAAGGTTATTTCGAATTATTAAGTGAAGAAGGTAGAGCCGTCCGATGTATAGAACATGTATCAGAGCTAGCAAGAAGAAAACTGGACGACGGGTGTTTAGTTAGAGAGCCTGTTAGGGTAATATGCGCAAAAATTGATTTAGATGGAAACCTCACGGCTGATGGAGCAAGAAACCTACCAGCTGGTGAAGTCATAATGCCCAGAGGAGAAGCGTTtttaggtaaaaataaatatttaaagtgtactgaTTCTAAGGGAGATACTATTTTGCTAAGCTTAGATCAAAGGGGCAAGTTCTCAGCTGTTGCTAAAGAAGAGAATATAAGTGGAGTTCACACTGCGAAAACATTACTAACAAAACGATTGCCTATTACTGTTAGACTCGTACATGGAACTCCGCCTAGAGGCTTAAAAAGTACGAGCCATTTTGTTCCAGAGCTAAGGCTGCTATCGCTGTTCGAAGAAGATCATGTTTTTGCTTTACCATTACAAAAAGAAGGGAACGCGCTTGTTGCATTGCCACTTGCAGCTCCATTGAAAATGCTAAGATGTAAAAATGAAGAACATATCAAGAACTTTATGGAATTCTCCAGACTTCTTGAAAAATGTAATAGGTTGCTCGTAGACGTAGTAGATCGAATACATGTACTAGATGGTAAACTTGGCGATCCTAAAAGATTACTGAACGCGACTCCCCATGCTCCACCTATAATAAAAACTGGATATTTTTTGAGAAGGAGTGCATCATCGGACTCAGCTAATCAACACAAATACATAAATCGTCACAGTCACATTTATAGCAGTCACAGAGATGATCACAGTATCCCAGATGAATATGACGAAATAGATCAAATTTATGACTACGTCAGAGGATTTGCTCCTCTACCTAAAAACATTAAAGCTTCATATTGCAATGAACTAACAAGACATGAATCTGCACCTTCGTCACCCGCAGCTACGCCGATACATATGCCCTTAATAACTGAAATCAAACCTGAGCCTCCTCCGATAGAGACGATACCAACTAAGAAACCTTTGAACCAAAAAGCCGAAAAGAGAACACGCAAATCAATCAatataacaaaagaaacgcCAATAACAATATACAAAGAGAAATGTTCAATTGCACCAGCGCCTAATTTGCCGAAGCTGTACATTAAAAACagtgtaagtaataataaaggtAGGGTGTTACTGAGTCAAAAGAGTCATTCGCCAACTAAAGAGGCACCTAGTCCTGGAACTAGTCCTATCCGCCCTTTAGCTAAGGGAGATTCTCCTATCTTTAATATACGTTACAAAAGTCTATCCAATATCCACCAGGCCATGGAATTAGATGGTACGTTAGATTCGAGTCATTCGGGTGGCAGAACGTCAGGGGATTCTGGCAACGGTCCAAAGTTACCGGAGAAAAGATCAAGAAGATTAAGCAGACCTAAATCTTTGACGAATTTAGTTTGGGAGTTGAAAGGGTGTCCTGTTGAAACAAATGAAAAGTCCAAATCTAGAGTTAAAAACGAAGGCTACAAGAAGATTGGAAACAAATTATCTTTGGGAACGCAAAAACGAGTGCCTACGCTGTATCTTTAG
- the LOC125072674 gene encoding PRKCA-binding protein, whose translation MMQEYDDDFFFEEDKIKTKHGNFKTTLSLSVDDSLLLTMEETKTTGADGNSDEQTHTQDSPDCIFNDLRQERFMIQHQNLMGMTVTSGSVVLNKDEKNLIGISIGGGAPLCPCLYIVQIFDNTPAAKDGTLQSGDELVGVNGQSVKGKTKVEVAKMIQAAKDTVTINYNKLHADPKQGKSLDIIMKKMKHRLVENMSTGTADALGLSRAILCNDTLVAKLNEMRDTETTYKRLVEHAKRMLKSYFDVLQTYKSLGDIFASIGVREPQARASEAFTKFGSYHRLLERDGIKMLKTLKPILADMGTYLHKAIPDTKLTIRKYADTKFEYLSYCLKVKEMDDEEYGYNALQEPLYRVETGNYEYRLILRCRQEARTRFARLRSDVLVKLELLDNKKTQDVAYQLRRFIQGLAVYLNETVEHLKENSTLFPVEVDLSQNAFQYKSTAQIIQDSQDDDEEIEFGKEIQEYHDVSDDESKDNKAANRRQNQDKDTTDSSDQLLPDLTGSLDIDSNVKNDNDNLTLLTELGLADTKADDFGDFQNGLDEFIKNKIETEDVFDKLLSDLNIGQ comes from the exons ATGATGCAGGAGTACGACGACGATTTCTTCTTCGAAGAGGACAAAAT TAAAACTAAACATGGAAACTTTAAAACGACTCTTTCGTTATCGGTTGACGACAG TCTATTATTGACAATGGAAGAAACGAAAACAACAGGAGCCGATGGAAATTCTGACGA ACAAACACATACTCAAGATAGTCCTGATTGCATTTTCAACGATTTGCGTCAAGAGAGATTCATGATACAACATCAAAACCTCAT GGGAATGACTGTGACGTCCGGAAGTGTGGTTTTAAATAAAGACGAGAAAAATCTCATTGGTATCAGTATAGGGGGTGGAGCGCCTTTATGCCCTTGCTTATATATAGTACAG ATATTTGATAACACACCTGCAGCTAAGGATGGTACGCTTCAGAGTGGGGATGAACTTGTCGGCGTGAACGGTCAGAGCGTCAAGGGGAAGACTAAAGTCGAAGTGGCCAAAATGATACAAGCGGCTAAG GACACCGTgacaataaactataataaactcCACGCAGATCCAAAACAAGGTAAATCCCTAGATATAATAATGAAGAAGATGAAGCATAGACTTGTCGAGAATATGTCAACGGGAACAGCGGATGCGTTAGGTCTGTCTAGAGCTATACTCTGTAATGACACGTTGGTAGCGAAGCTGAATGAAATGAGAGATACAGAAACTACGTATAAGAGATTAGTGGAACATGCCAAAAG AATGCTAAAATCATATTTTGATGTTCTTCAAACTTACAAATCATTGGGCGATATCTTCGCCTCTATTGGTGTAAGGGAACCTCAAGCTAGAGCATCAGAAGCCTTTACCAAATTTGGTTCCTACCACAGATTACTCGAGAGAGATGGAATCAAAATGTTGAAGACTTTGAAACCA ATCCTAGCAGATATGGGTACATATTTGCACAAAGCTATCCCCGATACAAAGTTAACGATACGCAAATACGCAGACACGAAATTCGAATATCTATCATATTGCTTGAAAGTCAAGGAAATGGACGACGAGGAATACGGATACAACGCTCTACAGGAACCATTGTATAGAGTCGAAACCGGTAATTACGAATATAG ATTAATCCTCCGTTGCCGTCAAGAAGCCAGGACCAGGTTTGCCAGATTGAGATCTGATGTTCTAGTTAAGCTGGAACTTTTAGACAACAAAAAGACGCAGGACGTAGCCTATCAGTTGAGGAGATTCATTCAGGGATTGGCAGTTTATCTCAA tgAAACAGTTGAACATTTGAAGGAGAACTCTACCTTGTTCCCTGTTGAAGTTGATCTCTCACAGAACGCCTTCCAGTACAAATCTACAGCACAGATTATACAA GACAGTCAAGATGACGACGAAGAAATAGAGTTCGGTAAAGAAATACAAGAATATCACGACGTATCTGACGATGAATCGAAAGACAATAAAGCGGCGAATCGTCGACAGAATCAGGACAAAGACACCACTGACTCTTCCGATCAACTGCTTCCTGATTTGACAGGTAGCTTAGACATTGACAGCAACGTCAAAAATGACAATGACAACTTAACGCTATTGACAGAATTAGGGTTGGCGGATACTAAGGCGGATGATTTTGGCGATTTTCAAAACGGCCtcgatgaatttattaaaaataaaatcgagaCAGAAGACGTTTTTGATAAATTGTTGAGTGACTTAAACATTGGTCAGTAA